A single genomic interval of Tissierellales bacterium harbors:
- the essB gene encoding type VII secretion protein EssB, with the protein MTSEDKKIISETIKESSLNAKDNYDYRKLELPKNHFIDLKIESKEEDLIFHYNFSNLLEASNLKKENSLTKLRFLISVSELEKLIGEYEFSLEPKNLYYGKDEQAQIKMRDIRINKDDNDFLNQYKALIGDTWQDEYSYEDYLEGGAQLLAKNKFLKKVLETNSIEEVVNTLNDKFEEIKSDRQKNKIIIDKKKYKNRKMLSTITMVLLIIAGIYVVYMHIKVLPLERAISKSNEAYIKKEYVDVIDILKDVKIKDMGKTQKFILANSYIRSESFTDEQKENIFKNVSLDSNDEILDYWIHLGRSELDDSVNIAMKLSDDELLLYAYMKQLDKLEKDTTMDGTEKSSKIKELEQNIDSLLEKFNDSEEDS; encoded by the coding sequence TTGACTAGTGAAGACAAGAAAATCATATCAGAAACAATTAAAGAATCATCTTTAAACGCTAAAGATAATTATGATTATAGAAAGTTAGAATTACCTAAGAATCATTTCATAGATTTAAAAATTGAAAGTAAAGAAGAGGATTTAATATTCCATTATAATTTTTCCAATCTATTAGAAGCTAGTAATCTTAAAAAAGAAAATTCATTAACTAAATTAAGGTTTTTAATTAGTGTTTCAGAATTAGAAAAGTTAATAGGGGAATATGAATTTTCTTTAGAGCCAAAGAATCTCTATTATGGCAAGGATGAACAAGCACAGATTAAAATGAGAGATATAAGAATAAATAAGGATGATAATGATTTCCTAAATCAATATAAAGCTCTTATAGGCGATACTTGGCAAGATGAATATTCCTATGAAGACTATTTAGAAGGTGGGGCTCAATTATTAGCAAAGAACAAATTCTTAAAGAAAGTATTGGAAACCAATTCTATTGAAGAAGTTGTAAATACACTAAATGATAAATTTGAAGAAATAAAATCAGATAGACAAAAAAATAAAATAATAATTGATAAAAAGAAATATAAAAATCGTAAAATGTTATCAACTATAACTATGGTATTATTAATAATTGCTGGAATTTATGTAGTTTATATGCATATTAAAGTACTTCCTTTAGAAAGGGCTATTTCCAAAAGTAATGAAGCATATATAAAGAAAGAATATGTAGATGTTATTGACATATTGAAAGATGTGAAAATAAAGGATATGGGAAAAACCCAAAAATTCATTTTAGCAAATTCTTATATAAGAAGTGAAAGTTTTACTGACGAACAAAAAGAAAATATTTTTAAAAATGTTTCTTTAGATAGTAATGATGAAATCCTAGATTATTGGATACATTTAGGAAGAAGTGAATTAGATGATTCAGTAAATATAGCAATGAAATTATCTGATGATGAATTATTACTATATGCCTATATGAAACAGCTAGATAAATTGGAAAAAGACACTACTATGGACGGAACAGAAAAGAGTTCTAAAATAAAAGAGCTTGAACAAAATATAGATTCATTACTAGAAAAATTTAATGATAGTGAGGAAGATTCATAA